The genomic window CGTCGAGTCCGCATTCCTCCTTCACCTCGCGAACGAGCGCCTCATCCAGCCTCTCGCCCGGGTCAATCTTGCCGCCCGGAAACTCCCATACCCCGGTATTGGTCCTGTTCGTGGTTGAGCGCCTGAGTAATAGGACTCGACCCTGCTCGTCCCTTACAATTGCCCGGACCGACAGAACAAATGGTCTCGGCTCCTGCCCGTCCGGTCTGCCCATTTCGACTCTATCCAAGTATTACCTCCGGCTTGCACGTCTGTTCCAGCAGAGGAAAGGCCCTCAGACCATCCCGCGGACAATCATGACAACCAGCCTTGGGAACCAGCACTGCCAGCCCGTGCCCTTCCCGGGTGCGCAGCACAATCGGTATCATCCGGCCGCGCTTCTTGAGCTGGGCCTCGACTATCAGCGCTGCGCTCAACCCTGCCCCGTCATCGTCAAAGCACACATACACCCGACGCACATCGTGCCACCCTGCCTCGGACAAGAACCTGCCGGTCAGAAACTCAGGTTCTTTCAGCTCCACCTGGACCGGGTTCAGTTCCCAGACTCCGTCAAGCTCCGGGTGCTCGGAAATAAGGAAGTCACGCTTGCCCAAAGCCAGCCGGTCAAGTATCGTGACTCGCAGCTTCACGACGGTGTCTCCCCGTTTCTCTTTCCACCGCTCTGCCAGCCTCACGAGCAAGCTCTCGCCCATCCGACCGACACCCAGTATCAGAAAGTG from candidate division WOR-3 bacterium includes these protein-coding regions:
- a CDS encoding NUDIX domain-containing protein — encoded protein: MDRVEMGRPDGQEPRPFVLSVRAIVRDEQGRVLLLRRSTTNRTNTGVWEFPGGKIDPGERLDEALVREVKEECGLDVVPTRAVGAVQTEHAGLHVVHLIMETQLAGGEVSLSKEHDGHMWIDSGHVLRQQMLSEFEIFWRRFYGSDSV